In the genome of Spea bombifrons isolate aSpeBom1 chromosome 11, aSpeBom1.2.pri, whole genome shotgun sequence, one region contains:
- the PPRC1 gene encoding peroxisome proliferator-activated receptor gamma coactivator-related protein 1, whose product MAARWGAGEETLTIGGMELFTTGGPLQCQAFEDDEACTGLSDLSLSSLDAGGILGTFQGYIDHSIISIIDDPGAQAQNKGHFDEDNELSLLTALTEILDNADDENMSPFDTIPDTELLVSPKDRDNSALQKLLSFSRTPPEREMAIMDDQRRANSGKVDRSSALNWEQFPECISSTPKRNSRHKVVRGCMPRRTRKEATQPRSDGEEEEVNSPEKKPEVVQDLAHLVDDFSMDSSTQKNEFEQEMALNQNTPCVINTENVTLNDLVKYMHPYCLPAISVCLDPEAAEMDEDLENAVFLEIVSEGGDCIKLPVRMQHPGDVFSMESSEDNLSALHPVELFDSELKIPSTITDESQEEQCVPVHKISFGETFGTLPDEVESLEKPPNQENENLTLPSVEPDREKSNLESLQEVEVLEKETKDLPELDDFATPRVSNGNVAKNFDQKLEKLSLEKRKEPENSQQNSCAQDVSVKRKREKKDGQSVTSKSKVKTKNKNANEDKEHAVAEKTLQKAAPPQSKRPSNNLLQESDFLTKQLDQVKDSQMELRSSKTMKTRLRSRGGLENPLSLEKKVLNENVKKAEKNSTGKELQSASENVDVEIGTSRPNLKEGCEMTSDQSQDKTVPKDDSARKESTAHDDVSTSATCDMQVEDCSNVEEKNLNVEEQKVEESNQLTKEVKPKSLSLSEYRKRLQHRKPNAEERENENASGSKWPSIPEPPTELAEIPCLVVPGKDAVASKTPKKAASVEELPCPTTVPEKTSLDVSNNLGSAPPAAALPPVTVQETLPLNQTEIKCPTAADANAFPVHPNIPPPFYPPAWPGPSPPTYYPAVPALPVPPPFPNCIPHDPLHPMPVQPPVMAWPPFPPPPIAVGTVTPDPPVWPPVFHPPYWQPPSVPPSVPEVMPVQPFPESIAAASQVTFNSAYSHVHPDVRVSPDAHGAPPMCKNQSGQPPSQMNRSPVNEPGRAFSGSKEKIEIHKPYIENLKQNTIKHQEKKAAVPPAYEVQKLNHPSPVKQTENNLPKVTTVTKKAMPVPDLTSANQVVYKIMELLKNAQRRGVQVMPPSTGSAKAAPAQCQNSISSVTPEPAPVEKSGQLVTATSLMELKPSAPEILRLTPVPAAESKSRAQVAVEKPSTTQVLDTEHEKQTKMSILVPAAQGIAEDCMLLTPVEEGYPKGTVEDFACDKGIEATDLTSLLEQFEESEAKDERMAQNPDLKLAVGNSGSEKPSEKKIHDRLLAPELLNTAGLTPPATPPHQLWKPINAGPLCGKPKPLHGNPQDKTCASPIKTTKLIEAKPLPQSKLRNKNVVAAPIKESPPVHVASGDHDYCILSASQPDNCSNVAQPKTETNVLPSRCEEGSRWNVKHHQNILIKPIVAFNKRPPNKVCQKPPGSTQPSNIPSQSIHCSAARSTLPCTTVTNDLGRPLDHRTNDVLEAERHSVSVLMSPDSSPCQSESGNTAADVQKEKSSVSFRSLRCYRKYKSSPSPETTRGRKSSVSHSCSSRSSSLSSSRSRSRSPPSKRRRKYSSRSSRSSSSSRSSSSTRSTSRSSSCSSRSCSPCSSRSRSRARSGSRCRKRYRSRRSRESGNRQRILHKERAIEERRVVYIGKINNRMTRSELKERFSVFGVIEECTIHFREHGDNYGFVTYRHTKEAFDAIENGHKLRLPDELPFDLCFGGRRQFCKSNYADLDSNCDNFDPAPTKGKSEAVDFDTLLKLAQKNIRR is encoded by the exons ATGGCGGCCCGGTGGGGAGCAGGAGAAGAGACGTTAACCATCGGAGGAATGGAGCTCTTCACCACGGGCGGCCCCCTCCAG TGCCAGGCCTTTGAAGATGATGAGGCTTGTACTGGACTCTCTGACCTTTCGCTGTCGTCCCTGGATGCTGGCGGAatcctgggaactttccagggtTATATTGATCACTCCATCATTTCTATCATTGATGATCCTGGTGCACAGGCTCAG AATAAAGGTCATTTTGATGAAGATAATGAGTTATCGCTTCTGACCGCCCTCACTGAAATATTGGACAATGCAGATGATGAAAACATGTCTCCGTTTGACACCATTCCAGACACGGAACTTCTGGTTTCGCCAAAAGATCGTGACAATTCTGCA TTGCAGAAACTCCTCAGCTTTTCTCGTACCCCACCTGAACGGGAAATGGCAATAATGGATGATCAGCGCAGAGCTAATTCTGGCAAG GTGGATCGATCTTCAGCCCTAAATTGGGAACAATTTCCAGAATGTATTAGTTCCACACCAAAAAGGAACAGCCGTCATAAAGTTGTAAGAGGATGCATGCCGCGTAGGACAAGAAAGGAAGCAACCCAGCCGCGGAGTGACGGAGAAGAAGAGGAAGTCAACAGCCCAGAAAAGAAACCCGAAGTGGTCCAGGATTTGGCACATTTGGTTGATGACTTTTCAATGGACTCTTCAACCCAAAAGAATGAATTTGAACAGGAAATGGCTTTGAATCAGAATACTCCGTGTGTCATCAACACAGAAAATGTCACGCTTAATGATTTGGTGAAATATATGCATCCTTATTGCCTTCCAGCAATATCCGTATGCCTTGACCCAGAAGCGGCTGAGATGGATGAAGATTTAGAAAATGCTGTTTTTCTTGAGATTGTGTCGGAAGGAGGAGATTGTATAAAACTCCCGGTGAGGATGCAACATCCAGGGGACGTTTTTTCTATGGAGTCTTCAGAGGACAATCTTTCTGCTCTACATCCCGTAGAGCTATTTGATTCTGAACTGAAAATTCCGAGCACTATAACAGATGAGTCTCAAGAAGAACAATGTGTACCCGTACACAAAATTAGTTTTGGTGAAACTTTTGGTACATTACCAGATGAGGTAGAATCGCTGGAAAAACCACCAAATCAGGAAAACGAAAATTTGACACTGCCGTCCGTAGAACCCGACAGGGAGAAGTCCAACCTGGAATCCTTGCAAGAAGTTGAAGTTTTGGAAAAGGAAACAAAGGACCTACCTGAACTTGATGACTTCGCTACACCAAGAGTCAGTAATGGAAACGTGGCAAAGAACTTTGATCAGAAACTAGAGAAGCTGTCTCTTGAAAAGCGTAAGGAGCCAGAGAACAGCCAACAAAATTCATGTGCCCAAGATGTCTCTGttaagaggaagagagagaagaaagatggGCAAAGTGTGACCTCTAAATCAAAAGTAaagactaaaaataaaaatgctaatgaAGACAAGGAGCACGCCGTAGCTGAAAAGACGCTACAGAAGGCCGCCCCACCGCAGTCAAAGCGCCCAAGCAATAATTTGTTGCAGGAGTCGGATTTCTTAACAAAACAATTGGACCAGGTTAAAGATTCTCAGATGGAGCTTCGGTCATCCAAAACCATGAAAACTAGATTAAGAAGCAGAGGAGGATTAGAAAACCCACTCTCTTTGGAGAAGAAAGTACTCAACGAAAACGTTAAAAAGGCTGAGAAAAATTCTACAGGAAAAGAATTGCAGTCTGCATCAGAAAATGTGGATGTTGAAATTGGCACATCTCGCCCAAACTTAAAAGAAGGGTGTGAAATGACGTCCGATCAGTCCCAAGACAAAACTGTCCCCAAAGATGACAGTGCTCGAAAAGAAAGCACTGCTCACGATGATGTCTCTACTTCAGCTACTTGTGACATGCAGGTAGAAGATTGTTCTAACGTGGAAGAAAAGAACCTCAATGTGGAAGAACAAAAAGTAGAGGAATCAAACCAGCTTACCAAGGAGGTGAAGCCCAAGTCGCTCAGTTTAAGTGAATACAGAAAACGGTTACAGCACCGTAAACCAAAtgctgaagagagagagaatgaaaatgCATCGGGAAGTAAGTGGCCCTCCATTCCTGAGCCGCCGACTGAGCTGGCGGAAATCCCTTGCTTGGTCGTACCTGGAAAAGATGCGGTGGCCTCCAAGACACCTAAGAAAGCTGCTTCGGTAGAGGAATTGCCATGTCCAACAACCGTGCCTGAAAAAACAAGTTTAGATGTTTCAAATAACTTGGGTTCTGCTCCACCAGCAGCGGCCTTACCTCCTGTTACCGTTCAGGAGACTCTACCTTTAAATCAGACGGAGATTAAGTGCCCTACTGCAGCTGACGCCAACGCTTTTCCTGTGCACCCAAATATACCACCTCCTTTTTATCCGCCTGCATGGCCAGGGCCCTCACCTCCAACTTATTATCCGGCTGTTCCTGCTTTACCGGTACCTCCTCCGTTTCCAAACTGTATTCCACATGATCCTTTACACCCCATGCCAGTTCAGCCACCGGTTATGGCTTGGCCTCCTTTTCCGCCGCCGCCGATTGCTGTGGGGACAGTTACTCCTGATCCGCCTGTTTGGCCTCCCGTGTTTCATCCACCTTACTGGCAGCCTCCTTCAGTTCCGCCGAGTGTTCCTGAAGTAATGCCCGTACAACCCTTTCCTGAAAGTATTGCTGCTGCTTCTCAGGTTACATTCAATTCAGCGTATAGCCACGTGCATCCCGATGTCAGAGTGTCTCCAGACGCTCACGGAGCTCCTCCGATGTGCAAAAATCAGAGTGGCCAGCCTCCTAGTCAAATGAACAGGTCTCCGGTTAATGAACCTGGTCGTGCGTTTTCTGGATCAAAGGAGAAAATAGAGATTCATAAGCCTTATATTGAAAATCTGAAGCAGAATACAATTAAACACCAGGAGAAAAAAGCTGCAGTGCCACCTGCTTATGAGGTCCAAAAGCTGAATCACCCATCCCCGgttaaacaaacagaaaacaacTTACCAAAAGTAACGACCGTTACAAAGAAAGCAATGCCTGTTCCGGACTTAACATCTGCCAATCAGGTGGTGTATAAAATAATGGAACTTTTGAAGAATGCGCAAAGAAGAGGTGTTCAGGTGATGCCACCTTCTACTGGATCTGCTAAAGCTGCTCCTGCACAATGTCAAAATTCCATTAGTTCTGTGACACCAGAGCCTGCGCCCGTCGAGAAATCCGGGCAGTTGGTAACGGCAACATCACTCATGGAGCTTAAACCTTCAGCTCCTGAAATCCTACGTCTTACTCCAGTTCCTGCCGCGGAATCTAAATCTAGAGCGCAGGTGGCAGTAGAGAAGCCTTCCACGACGCAGGTTCTCGACACGGAGCacgagaaacaaacaaaaatgtctaTACTTGTGCCGGCTGCTCAAGGCATTGCAGAGGACTGCATGCTGCTTACACCGGTGGAAGAGGGATACCCCAAAGGAACCGTGGAGGATTTTGCTTGTGACAAAG GGATTGAAGCAACAGATCTAACCAGCCTGCTAGAGCAGTTTGAAGAGTCAGAGG CTAAAGATGAACGTATGGCACAAAATCCAGACTTAAAGTTGGCTGTAGGAAACTCTGG TTCTGAGAAGCCATCAGAGAAGAAAATCCATGACCGGCTCCTGGCTCCTGAGTTACTTAATACTGCTG GTCTGACTCCACCAGCAACCCCACCTCACCAACTATGGAAACCAATTAACGCTGGTCCTTTATGTGGAAAACCGAAACCACTGCATGGGAACCCACAGGACAAAACATGTGCTTCCCCAATCAAGACGACAAAGCTTATTGAGGCAAAGCCTTTGCCACAGAGCAAGCTGCGAAACAAGAATGTTGTGGCTGCTCCCATCAAGGAGTCACCGCCTGTCCACGTGGCTTCCGGTGACCATGATTATTGCATTCTGTCTGCATCGCAGCCTGACAACTGTTCCAACGTGGCTCAGCCAAAAACAGAAACCAATGTTCTACCTTCTCGGTGTGAAGAAGGCTCTCGCTGGAACGTTAAACACCATCAAAATATTTTGATAAAGCCAATCGTAGCCTTCAACAAGAGGCCTCCCAACAAAGTGTGCCAGAAGCCACCAGGGTCAACACAGCCGTCAAATATACCAAGCCAAAGCATCCACTGCAGTGCTGCCAGGTCCACTCTACCATGTACTACTGTCACAAATGATCTTGGGCGTCCTCTAGATCATAGGACTAATGATGTGCTGGAGGCTGAAAGACACTCTGTTTCAGTGTTAATGTCTCCCGACTCATCACCTTGTCAAAGTGAAAGCGGGAACACAGCGGCTGATGTTCAGAAGGAGAAATCCTCTGTTTCGTTTAGGTCCCTGCGCTGCTATAGGAAGTACAAGAGTTCTCCGAGCCCAGAGACGACTAGAGGGAGGAAGTCCAGTGTTAGTCATTCATGTAGCTCAAGATCATCATCGTTGTCTTCCTCCAGGTCCCGTTCAAGATCACCTCCATCAAAGAGGAGAAGAAA GTACAGTTCTAGAAGTAGTAGATCAAGTTCATCTTCAAGATCTAGTTCTAGTACAAGAAGCACCTCTAGATCCTCTTCCTGTTCGTCCCGTTCATGCTCTCCATGCTCCAGCCGGTCTCGGTCGCGGGCGAGGTCTGGATCTCGATGTCGGAAGAGGTACAGAAGTAGAAG ATCACGGGAAAGCGGTAACAGACAGAGAATCCTTCACAAGGAGCGCGCCATA GAGGAGAGGCGAGTCGTGTATATCGGTAAAATCAACAACCGGATGACCAGATCGGAGCTGAAAGAGCGCTTTTCTGTGTTTGGCGTAATCGAGGAGTGTACTATTCACTTCAGGGAGCATGG CGATAATTACGGCTTTGTAACGTACCGTCACACCAAAGAGGCGTTTGATGCCATAGAGAACGGCCACAAGCTGCGTCTACCCGATGAGCTCCCCTTCGACCTCTGCTTTGGGGGGAGAAGGCAGTTCTGTAAAAGTAATTATGCTGATCTAG attCAAATTGTGATAATTTTGATCCTGCGCCCACCAAGGGTAAATCAGAAGCTGTTGACTTCGATACATTGTTGAAATTGGCACAGAAAAATATTCGGAGGTAA